A window of Mucilaginibacter paludis DSM 18603 contains these coding sequences:
- a CDS encoding DUF3892 domain-containing protein produces MATKRQVSCINKRGSHYSAHERISHIGGINHDNTRWKLTEDQAIKDIENKQYEFYVLVNGRSSDVIVASYQGCKYLRTIADGYSPDNLLSLPECP; encoded by the coding sequence ATGGCAACAAAACGTCAAGTAAGCTGCATCAACAAAAGAGGCAGTCACTACAGCGCTCATGAACGCATCTCACACATCGGCGGAATTAATCATGATAACACACGCTGGAAGTTAACAGAAGACCAAGCGATCAAAGACATCGAAAACAAGCAATACGAATTTTATGTATTAGTGAATGGGCGATCCTCGGATGTGATCGTCGCCTCCTATCAGGGGTGTAAGTATTTGAGAACGATAGCGGATGGATACAGTCCTGATAACCTGTTGAGTCTTCCGGAGTGCCCGTGA
- a CDS encoding glycoside hydrolase family 35 protein, whose amino-acid sequence MKFNLSAIALLMLLFVFPAVGQVNHTFALGDEAFLLDGKPFQMISGEMHYPRVPRESWRARMKMAKAMGLNTIGTYVFWNLHEPQKGKFDFTGNNDVAEFVRIAKQEGLWVILRPSPYVCAEWEFGGYPYWLQNEKGLVVRSKEAQYLKEYESYIKEVGKQLAPLQINHGGNILMVQIENEYGSYGSDKDYLAINQKLFKEAGFDGLLYTCDPAADLVNGHLPGLLPAVNGIDNPDKVKQIISQNHNGKGPYYIAEWYPAWFDWWGTKHHTVPAAEYTGRLDSVLAAGISINMYMFHGGTTRGFMNGANYKDTSPYEPQVSSYDYDAPLDEAGNATPKFMAFRSVIEKHLPAGVTLPPVPAAKPAISVAAIKLTRSAGILDILPQAKVSKTPLTFEDLHQDYGFVLYRTTLKGGKSGLLKIKELRDYAVVMLNGKTVGTLDRRLNQDSLQIKLPVGAVVLDILVENLGRINFGKYLLQNKKGITEKVLFNTQQVNNWQMYSLPFNHAEAINLKSGSSTMGTAPVIKSGYFNLQKTGDTYLDMRKWGKGLVWVNGHNLGRYWQVGPQQTLYVPAEWLKKGQNEVRVLELLKPEQNTLSALDKPILDVMQ is encoded by the coding sequence ATGAAGTTTAATTTATCTGCAATTGCTTTACTGATGCTTTTATTTGTGTTTCCGGCCGTGGGGCAGGTTAACCATACTTTTGCACTGGGCGACGAGGCATTTTTACTGGACGGAAAGCCTTTCCAGATGATAAGCGGCGAAATGCATTACCCGCGCGTACCCCGCGAAAGCTGGCGCGCCCGTATGAAAATGGCTAAGGCTATGGGCTTAAATACAATAGGCACCTATGTGTTCTGGAACTTGCACGAACCACAAAAAGGAAAGTTTGATTTTACCGGCAATAATGATGTTGCCGAGTTTGTGCGGATAGCCAAGCAAGAAGGATTATGGGTAATATTACGCCCGAGCCCTTATGTATGCGCCGAGTGGGAATTTGGCGGATACCCTTATTGGCTGCAAAACGAAAAAGGCCTGGTTGTACGCAGCAAAGAAGCGCAGTACTTGAAAGAATACGAAAGTTATATTAAAGAGGTGGGCAAACAGTTAGCCCCCTTGCAAATTAATCACGGTGGCAATATCCTGATGGTTCAGATCGAGAACGAATATGGCTCGTATGGCAGTGATAAGGATTACCTGGCCATTAACCAAAAGTTGTTTAAAGAGGCCGGTTTCGATGGGCTGCTTTACACCTGCGACCCTGCGGCCGACCTGGTTAACGGGCACTTGCCAGGTTTGCTGCCTGCCGTAAACGGGATTGACAATCCCGACAAGGTAAAACAAATCATTAGCCAAAACCACAATGGCAAAGGTCCTTACTATATAGCCGAATGGTACCCGGCCTGGTTTGACTGGTGGGGAACTAAACACCATACCGTACCCGCCGCGGAATACACCGGCCGTTTAGATTCGGTACTGGCTGCCGGTATATCCATCAATATGTATATGTTTCATGGCGGTACTACCCGCGGGTTTATGAACGGGGCTAATTATAAGGATACCTCACCTTACGAGCCCCAGGTAAGCAGCTACGATTATGATGCCCCTTTAGACGAGGCCGGCAATGCTACACCCAAATTTATGGCTTTCCGTAGCGTGATTGAAAAGCATTTACCTGCCGGGGTAACTTTGCCACCTGTACCGGCTGCCAAACCGGCTATCAGTGTTGCCGCTATTAAACTGACCCGGTCGGCTGGTATTTTAGACATTTTGCCCCAGGCAAAGGTGAGCAAAACGCCACTAACATTTGAAGATTTACACCAGGACTATGGTTTTGTATTGTACCGCACCACGCTGAAAGGCGGCAAAAGTGGTTTGCTCAAAATAAAGGAATTGAGAGACTATGCTGTTGTAATGCTTAACGGCAAAACCGTAGGTACTTTAGACAGGCGCTTAAACCAGGACAGCCTGCAAATTAAGCTTCCCGTCGGCGCTGTTGTTCTGGATATTTTGGTAGAAAACCTGGGCCGCATAAACTTTGGTAAATACCTGTTGCAAAATAAAAAGGGCATTACCGAAAAGGTATTGTTTAACACGCAGCAAGTAAACAACTGGCAAATGTATAGCCTGCCCTTTAACCATGCCGAAGCCATTAATTTAAAAAGCGGCAGCAGCACCATGGGGACAGCCCCGGTTATAAAAAGCGGCTATTTCAATTTACAAAAAACCGGCGATACCTATTTAGATATGCGTAAATGGGGTAAAGGCTTAGTTTGGGTAAACGGCCACAATTTAGGCCGTTACTGGCAAGTTGGTCCGCAGCAAACATTATATGTACCGGCAGAATGGCTTAAAAAAGGACAGAATGAAGTGCGGGTGTTGGAGTTGTTAAAGCCAGAGCAAAATACGTTGTCGGCTCTTGATAAGCCAATTCTTGATGTGATGCAATAA
- a CDS encoding DUF4407 domain-containing protein — protein sequence MENHWVKFGCFLTGYKYRILQGCSEVAHRAVKRYTAALIIICTLWGFIGYTFVGKYLKGEWHMSLFGGALFVLIILQVERQIILSDPGGKAKYWVRGSIAFIMAIIGSIIIDQYIFREDIAHKELFELNAQVDSLMPSKQAELKRQINEADSGLAKKERERTTLITELTRNPFIKVVTRQDVPVPISTVVVDSNKRSITRTNQVLKTANIVNSIPNPKSSMVNSIDQQIKDMGAIKALLEERLIRLRSDVEREAKTNRGFLQELQVMQKILNESGPALVIWLLWFFLLLGLEVFILVNKIANAETDYDVTIQHHMELQKRKLHLLAMYHPGS from the coding sequence ATGGAAAACCATTGGGTTAAATTCGGCTGTTTTTTAACGGGCTACAAATACCGCATACTGCAAGGCTGTAGCGAGGTAGCTCACCGTGCAGTTAAGCGATATACCGCTGCATTAATCATCATTTGTACCTTGTGGGGGTTTATAGGTTACACCTTTGTTGGTAAATATCTAAAGGGCGAATGGCATATGAGCCTGTTCGGCGGAGCACTTTTCGTCCTGATCATTTTACAGGTAGAGCGGCAGATCATCCTGTCGGATCCAGGCGGTAAAGCAAAATATTGGGTACGGGGTAGCATCGCTTTTATTATGGCTATCATCGGCTCGATCATAATCGATCAATATATTTTCAGGGAGGATATCGCCCACAAAGAACTTTTCGAACTGAATGCACAAGTGGATTCCCTGATGCCCTCCAAACAAGCGGAACTGAAACGCCAGATCAATGAGGCTGATTCCGGATTGGCTAAAAAAGAACGGGAACGCACAACGCTGATCACCGAACTGACACGGAATCCTTTTATCAAAGTAGTGACGAGGCAAGATGTTCCGGTCCCGATATCAACCGTTGTAGTAGATTCCAATAAAAGATCAATCACCAGGACCAACCAGGTCTTAAAGACCGCGAATATTGTTAACTCCATTCCAAATCCAAAATCATCAATGGTCAATTCTATTGACCAGCAGATTAAGGATATGGGGGCTATAAAAGCTTTACTTGAAGAACGGTTAATCAGGCTACGCAGTGATGTTGAACGGGAGGCTAAAACCAACAGAGGTTTTCTTCAGGAACTACAGGTGATGCAAAAGATACTTAACGAATCGGGCCCGGCCTTGGTGATTTGGTTATTATGGTTCTTTTTACTACTCGGCCTGGAAGTCTTTATCCTGGTTAACAAAATTGCCAATGCAGAAACGGATTATGACGTAACCATTCAACACCACATGGAACTGCAAAAAAGAAAACTGCATTTATTGGCCATGTACCATCCTGGTTCTTAA
- a CDS encoding DUF4236 domain-containing protein: MGWSYRKSFGAGPFRINFSKSGISYSVGVKGARVNMGPMGTYVNLSSHGISYRRKIANGTLPSHQSVPQQVSSPTLEAVHHIASADIGQLTDTDSKDFIAELTQKAGQISYTKWFGIFPFIVFLVILLFTSFSTKTRVINPATDSTLVRVTSGVGVNIRKNADARSAILTSATYGQTFQLADSTNRKWLKVNIASAEGYIHRQFAEIAHVHHNEATSEETYLANPYAGYILVIGIIGFVFLIIRLQRLDKTRFEMELQYDMDEQFKQVYQQFGNHFATFSSSARIWQYLNAQRTLDYKRNGGAGNLIKRTPIHGISVNQAPLPHFITNIAIPHLRLSNIEFYFLPERLLIKRGDTFAAVFYKNLNINGYTSQFIEDELVPRDAKIIGHTWRYVNKSGGPDRRFNNNRQIPICAYSQYTLTSDTGIYEVLTTSKQGAMDAFANFLLQIGQLQSKMAIS; encoded by the coding sequence ATGGGCTGGTCATATCGCAAATCATTTGGTGCCGGTCCGTTCCGGATCAATTTTTCCAAAAGTGGCATCAGCTATTCTGTGGGTGTTAAGGGAGCGCGCGTAAATATGGGCCCCATGGGCACCTATGTAAACTTAAGCTCACATGGAATCAGTTATAGGCGGAAGATAGCTAACGGCACATTACCATCACATCAATCTGTACCACAGCAAGTTTCGTCGCCCACTTTGGAGGCGGTGCATCATATTGCGTCTGCAGATATCGGGCAACTGACGGATACGGACTCAAAAGATTTCATCGCAGAACTAACGCAAAAGGCCGGGCAGATATCCTACACCAAATGGTTCGGTATCTTTCCATTTATTGTTTTTCTGGTCATCCTTTTGTTTACCTCCTTCAGCACCAAAACGAGGGTAATCAATCCGGCAACAGACAGCACACTGGTTAGGGTTACCTCGGGCGTGGGGGTAAATATCCGCAAAAACGCTGATGCCAGATCTGCTATTCTTACATCAGCAACTTACGGGCAAACTTTCCAACTGGCCGATTCAACCAATCGTAAATGGCTTAAAGTGAATATTGCCAGTGCGGAGGGGTATATCCACCGGCAATTCGCGGAGATTGCGCATGTGCATCATAATGAGGCTACATCAGAAGAAACCTATCTTGCTAACCCTTATGCAGGCTATATTCTGGTTATCGGCATTATCGGATTTGTCTTCCTGATCATCAGATTGCAAAGACTCGACAAAACCCGTTTTGAGATGGAGCTGCAATACGACATGGATGAACAATTCAAACAAGTATACCAGCAATTCGGCAATCATTTCGCCACATTTTCAAGTTCGGCCCGAATATGGCAGTACCTCAACGCGCAGCGCACGCTGGATTACAAGCGCAATGGCGGCGCAGGCAACCTGATCAAAAGAACTCCTATTCACGGGATTTCTGTTAACCAGGCACCACTCCCGCATTTCATTACCAACATTGCCATACCGCACCTTAGATTGAGCAATATCGAATTCTATTTTTTACCTGAAAGATTACTTATTAAACGCGGAGATACTTTTGCTGCTGTCTTCTATAAAAACTTAAACATCAATGGATATACCAGCCAGTTTATAGAAGATGAATTGGTGCCCCGTGACGCGAAAATCATAGGTCACACCTGGCGCTATGTCAATAAAAGCGGTGGCCCTGACAGGCGATTCAACAATAATCGCCAGATACCGATTTGCGCGTATTCGCAATACACATTAACATCTGATACAGGTATATACGAAGTACTAACCACATCCAAACAAGGCGCAATGGATGCATTTGCCAACTTTCTGTTACAGATTGGCCAGCTGCAATCAAAAATGGCCATAAGTTAA
- a CDS encoding RagB/SusD family nutrient uptake outer membrane protein translates to MKSIKYTIGGLALIGTLLSACKKDFLTVTSTSVLTNQSILSDTTLFEDYVINRYLGVTLQSKEGDSSPPGFGRGFEYALWSSVSDESMYTNNDGTWVQQQGQLAADNTGIAGTFWARSYRSIRECNYALNTIDSTGLSKSHKNKLIGELEFIRAFRYHDLIRNYGKVVLIGNRVTQLTDNLQDPTLFARASLAESINYAVAQLDDAAQKLPLNNDGSWALGRATKGAALALKARLLLYAASPLYNVGTWTAAAAAAKAVMDLNKYSLYQGGYTQLFLTPSNNEIIFERLYYPNTAPHTRLELANGPNGYNGWGGNTPLQNLVDDYEMNNGKAITDAASGYDAQNPYVNRDPRFYASILYNGAPYRSRSVETFLPGGQDSNQGPSNWNTSLTGYYLRKFLNDAYPIDNPWSVAGAQPWIYFRYAEILLDYAEAQNEAVGPDATVYQAINSVRARASVAMPALSGLSKDDMRLAIRHERRIELAFEEHRYYDVRRWQIAAQTENVPAYGISVTVNKANPSGYTYAQKVALTGRAFKTQHYWLPIPLTEIQASNYQLKQNDGY, encoded by the coding sequence ATGAAATCTATAAAATATACCATAGGTGGCCTGGCGCTGATAGGCACATTATTGTCGGCCTGTAAGAAAGATTTTCTTACAGTAACCTCTACAAGTGTGCTCACTAACCAATCTATATTATCAGATACTACCTTGTTTGAAGACTATGTGATTAACCGTTACCTGGGCGTAACCTTGCAGAGCAAAGAGGGCGACAGTTCGCCTCCTGGTTTTGGCCGGGGATTTGAATATGCCTTGTGGAGCTCCGTTTCTGATGAATCTATGTATACCAACAACGATGGTACATGGGTACAGCAGCAAGGACAGTTAGCGGCAGATAATACCGGCATTGCCGGCACTTTCTGGGCGCGCAGCTACCGAAGTATCCGTGAGTGCAACTATGCATTAAATACCATCGACAGTACCGGCTTGAGCAAGTCTCACAAAAATAAATTGATCGGCGAACTTGAGTTTATCCGGGCATTTCGTTATCATGATCTGATCAGAAACTATGGCAAAGTAGTATTGATAGGTAACAGAGTAACCCAGTTGACTGATAATTTGCAGGACCCGACCTTGTTTGCACGGGCCAGCCTTGCCGAATCAATTAACTATGCTGTAGCGCAGCTCGATGATGCGGCTCAAAAACTACCTTTAAACAACGATGGCAGTTGGGCCCTGGGCAGGGCAACTAAAGGTGCCGCGCTGGCGCTTAAAGCACGTTTGTTATTGTATGCCGCCAGCCCTTTGTATAACGTAGGCACCTGGACAGCCGCCGCCGCTGCTGCTAAAGCGGTGATGGATTTAAATAAATACTCGTTATACCAGGGAGGGTACACCCAGTTGTTTTTAACGCCCAGTAACAACGAGATTATTTTTGAAAGGCTTTACTACCCTAATACCGCGCCGCATACCCGCCTTGAATTGGCTAACGGCCCTAACGGATATAATGGTTGGGGAGGTAATACGCCATTGCAAAACCTGGTTGACGATTATGAAATGAATAACGGAAAAGCGATTACCGATGCGGCATCCGGTTACGATGCGCAAAACCCTTATGTTAACCGCGATCCGCGCTTTTATGCCTCCATTTTATATAACGGCGCACCATATCGCAGCAGGTCGGTAGAAACCTTTCTGCCGGGCGGTCAGGATAGTAACCAGGGCCCATCTAACTGGAATACAAGTTTAACCGGTTATTATTTACGTAAGTTTTTAAACGATGCCTATCCAATCGACAATCCATGGAGCGTTGCGGGTGCACAACCCTGGATCTACTTTAGATATGCTGAGATATTGTTAGATTATGCCGAAGCTCAAAACGAAGCTGTAGGGCCGGATGCAACGGTATACCAGGCCATCAACAGCGTCAGGGCCAGGGCATCAGTTGCTATGCCGGCACTTTCGGGCCTGTCGAAAGATGACATGCGTTTAGCCATCCGTCATGAAAGACGTATTGAGCTGGCCTTTGAAGAACACCGGTATTATGATGTACGCCGTTGGCAAATTGCCGCCCAAACCGAAAACGTACCGGCTTATGGTATCTCGGTTACGGTAAACAAAGCCAATCCTTCTGGTTATACCTATGCACAAAAAGTGGCATTAACAGGCCGTGCATTTAAAACGCAGCATTATTGGTTGCCTATACCATTAACAGAAATACAAGCATCAAATTATCAATTGAAGCAAAACGACGGATATTAA
- a CDS encoding alpha/beta fold hydrolase, protein MSTITVKDGTEIYYKDWGTGQPLFFHHGWPLSSDDWDGQMMFFLEKGYRVIAHDRRGHGRSTQASGGHDMDTYAADVAAVAEALDLKDAIHIGHSTGGGEAIHYAANLGKGWVAKVVLISAVTPLMVQTENNPDGVPMSVFDEIRQGTAFNRAQYFEDFTIPFYGYNREGAKVSQGVRNNWWRQGMMGGVKAHHDGIKAFSETDFTEDLKSVDIPVLVLHGEDDQIVPFPISGAKAINLLKNGKLISYPGFPHGMPTTEAATINKDLLEFIQS, encoded by the coding sequence ATGAGCACAATCACAGTAAAAGACGGAACAGAAATTTATTACAAAGACTGGGGAACAGGACAACCACTTTTTTTTCATCATGGCTGGCCATTATCAAGCGATGATTGGGATGGGCAAATGATGTTCTTCCTTGAAAAAGGATACCGGGTTATCGCACACGATCGTCGGGGTCATGGAAGATCCACCCAAGCTTCAGGCGGACACGATATGGATACCTATGCAGCCGACGTGGCAGCAGTTGCAGAGGCTCTTGATCTGAAAGATGCCATCCATATAGGTCACTCTACTGGAGGGGGTGAGGCCATTCATTATGCTGCTAATCTTGGAAAAGGCTGGGTAGCTAAAGTTGTGTTGATCAGTGCTGTTACGCCATTGATGGTTCAAACCGAAAATAATCCTGATGGTGTGCCTATGTCGGTATTTGATGAGATACGCCAGGGTACCGCATTTAACAGGGCCCAGTATTTTGAAGATTTTACAATCCCGTTTTATGGTTATAACCGCGAAGGTGCCAAAGTATCGCAGGGTGTGAGAAATAACTGGTGGAGACAGGGAATGATGGGTGGTGTAAAAGCCCATCACGACGGTATCAAAGCTTTCTCGGAAACAGATTTTACCGAAGACCTTAAAAGTGTAGATATCCCTGTACTTGTTCTGCACGGCGAAGATGACCAGATCGTTCCGTTTCCTATTTCGGGCGCAAAAGCGATTAACTTATTAAAAAATGGAAAACTGATTTCTTATCCAGGTTTCCCTCATGGCATGCCAACCACAGAAGCTGCCACCATCAATAAGGACCTTTTGGAGTTTATCCAATCTTAA
- a CDS encoding HNH endonuclease produces the protein MAKTDTNSILRYRYPSVQQDRRIPNERYPQQPPPDKLGPGTIEQLPTHGTYRGLLFDSRWKSKRAEILIRDGNRCVICNTQADLQVHHRQYHFIKADNQYKPPWDYPAHLMITLCKNCHVRGHNKFKIPILTL, from the coding sequence ATGGCAAAAACTGACACTAATTCAATATTAAGGTATCGTTATCCATCCGTACAGCAAGACAGGCGAATCCCCAATGAGCGTTATCCGCAACAACCACCGCCGGATAAGCTTGGGCCCGGGACGATTGAACAATTACCCACACATGGTACGTATCGGGGACTACTGTTCGATTCGCGCTGGAAATCAAAGCGGGCAGAAATACTAATCCGTGATGGCAACCGCTGCGTGATTTGCAATACCCAGGCCGACCTTCAGGTTCATCACCGGCAATATCACTTCATCAAAGCCGATAATCAATACAAACCACCTTGGGATTATCCGGCTCATCTGATGATTACCCTCTGCAAAAACTGCCATGTACGGGGCCACAATAAATTCAAAATTCCAATCTTAACCTTATAA
- a CDS encoding glycoside hydrolase family 2 TIM barrel-domain containing protein, with protein MMIEKHIAKLLLATLLLLTAPYLAQGQKQENAAHVPGKPQLFNNGWGFYKGDLLEQYRDKPSAIQWQPVELPHDWSIEGPFSEEWASATGFLPGGIGWYRKTFAANTDWHGKQVYIYFDGVYKNSEVWINGHFLGKRPNGFIPFEYDMSPYLNYKGNNTITVKVDHHDFADSRWYTGSGIYRNVYLIVKNRVQVGLWDVAFTTPQVTVQKALVNVDVNVSNYTPSAAPVNVKINLLDHLGKIVLTVQQNIVVKPGAQMAKFNGQVIEPRLWSHDDPALYRLQVLISQKGKLVDEVSQPVGIRSMHFDKDNGFFLNGKSLKLKGVCIHDDAGALGVAVPEQVWIRRLNILKQAGVNSLRMSHNPHADYLYDLCDKMGFLIMDEAFDEWELGKNKWVKGWNAGTPSKAGYHEYFKEWANRDLGDQVRRDRNHPSIIMWSIGNEIDYPNDPYTNEVLNTGKNPQIYGKGYLADHPAASQITPIAKQLVSVVKQFDQSRPVTAALAGVVMSNEVGFPEVLDVVGYNYQEYRYTQDHAKYPDRIIYGSENGMGRSAWNAVDSNQYISAQYLWTGIDYLGEAGSWPQRSNGAGLIDLAGFKKTEYYYRQSLWSDKPMVYLAVKKAQQAEENGTWSHRGAEPTWNWPDKASVRVECFTNCQETELFLNGKSLGKKTRAGGDGQIPSWIVSFIAGRLEVKGFNEGKEVCHHSINTSGEAAAISCTADQQVFSRHDDGLSQIEIQVTDQDGNPVYSAANQIKVTVTGPGKLIGLESGSHTSHEDYQGDMRQTLHGRLLCYVKTIGKPGMISITLNSAGLQTKTIQLQVK; from the coding sequence ATGATGATAGAAAAACATATCGCGAAACTGCTGTTAGCAACTTTATTGCTCTTGACTGCACCTTACCTTGCCCAAGGGCAAAAGCAAGAAAACGCAGCGCATGTGCCGGGTAAACCCCAACTGTTTAATAACGGGTGGGGTTTTTATAAGGGAGATTTACTGGAGCAATACCGGGATAAGCCTTCTGCCATTCAATGGCAGCCCGTAGAATTGCCACACGATTGGAGTATTGAAGGCCCTTTTAGTGAAGAATGGGCAAGTGCCACCGGATTTTTACCCGGAGGTATCGGCTGGTACCGCAAAACTTTTGCCGCCAATACCGACTGGCACGGAAAGCAGGTTTACATTTACTTTGATGGCGTTTACAAAAATAGCGAGGTTTGGATAAACGGCCATTTTTTAGGGAAACGCCCCAACGGTTTTATTCCTTTTGAGTATGATATGTCGCCTTATCTCAATTACAAGGGCAACAACACGATTACCGTTAAAGTTGATCACCACGATTTTGCCGACTCCAGGTGGTACACCGGTTCGGGAATTTATCGAAACGTATACCTCATTGTTAAAAACCGCGTGCAGGTAGGCTTATGGGATGTGGCATTTACAACACCCCAGGTTACCGTACAAAAGGCTTTGGTGAATGTTGATGTCAATGTCTCAAACTATACCCCATCGGCAGCTCCGGTTAACGTTAAAATCAATCTGCTTGATCATCTTGGAAAAATAGTCCTTACCGTTCAGCAAAACATTGTGGTTAAACCTGGCGCGCAAATGGCCAAGTTTAACGGCCAGGTTATAGAGCCCCGGTTATGGAGCCATGATGATCCGGCTTTATACCGGCTACAGGTTTTAATAAGCCAGAAGGGCAAACTTGTGGACGAGGTAAGCCAGCCCGTAGGCATACGCAGCATGCATTTTGATAAGGATAACGGCTTTTTTTTAAATGGAAAGAGCCTGAAGCTAAAAGGGGTTTGCATCCACGATGATGCAGGCGCTTTAGGTGTGGCGGTGCCGGAGCAGGTTTGGATCCGCAGGTTAAATATATTAAAGCAGGCCGGCGTAAACTCCTTGCGGATGAGCCATAACCCCCATGCAGATTACTTATACGATCTGTGCGATAAAATGGGCTTCTTAATAATGGATGAAGCTTTTGATGAATGGGAGCTCGGTAAAAATAAATGGGTAAAAGGCTGGAATGCGGGCACCCCCTCTAAAGCCGGTTACCATGAATATTTTAAGGAATGGGCAAACCGCGATCTTGGCGACCAGGTGCGACGCGATCGTAACCATCCATCCATCATCATGTGGAGCATCGGCAATGAAATTGATTATCCTAATGATCCTTATACCAACGAAGTACTCAACACGGGTAAAAACCCGCAAATATATGGCAAAGGTTACCTGGCAGATCATCCAGCGGCGAGCCAGATTACACCTATAGCCAAACAATTGGTAAGCGTTGTAAAGCAATTCGACCAGTCGAGGCCGGTAACGGCAGCCCTGGCCGGTGTAGTGATGTCTAACGAGGTAGGTTTTCCTGAAGTTTTAGATGTTGTGGGCTATAACTACCAGGAATATCGTTACACCCAGGACCATGCCAAATATCCGGATCGCATTATTTACGGAAGCGAAAATGGCATGGGCAGGTCGGCCTGGAACGCGGTAGACAGCAATCAGTACATTTCGGCCCAATACCTCTGGACGGGTATTGATTATTTAGGCGAGGCAGGTAGTTGGCCGCAACGAAGCAATGGCGCGGGCTTGATTGACCTGGCTGGGTTCAAAAAAACAGAATACTACTACCGCCAAAGTTTATGGTCTGATAAACCGATGGTTTACCTGGCCGTAAAAAAAGCGCAACAGGCCGAAGAAAACGGCACCTGGAGCCACCGGGGCGCAGAGCCTACCTGGAACTGGCCCGACAAAGCAAGTGTAAGGGTGGAGTGCTTCACCAATTGCCAGGAAACGGAGCTGTTTTTGAACGGTAAATCGTTGGGTAAAAAGACACGCGCTGGCGGGGATGGCCAAATCCCATCATGGATAGTCAGCTTTATCGCCGGTAGGCTCGAAGTCAAAGGATTTAACGAAGGCAAAGAGGTTTGTCATCATAGCATCAATACCTCTGGTGAAGCTGCGGCAATCAGTTGCACTGCCGACCAGCAGGTTTTTAGTAGGCATGATGATGGCCTTAGCCAGATCGAAATCCAGGTAACAGACCAGGATGGTAATCCGGTTTATAGCGCGGCTAACCAAATTAAAGTAACAGTTACAGGGCCCGGCAAACTGATAGGCCTTGAAAGCGGGAGCCATACCAGCCACGAAGATTATCAGGGCGATATGCGCCAAACGTTACATGGCCGCTTACTATGCTATGTTAAAACAATAGGTAAGCCTGGTATGATAAGTATTACGCTCAACTCTGCTGGTTTGCAAACAAAAACTATCCAATTACAAGTGAAATAA
- a CDS encoding M17 family peptidase N-terminal domain-containing protein, producing the protein MKTITNYRATVLKKTRLYLYGVVMTLGLSTAPFILPAQTKAPLPAVGTQAILGNIDGINIEVAVQSPSAENTPLQIACVFEYNDNDIFAPPALPQEANGMVHLDKGLNGIITGLRKSGKFTGQAFETLLIDVPNGTIAPQKLLLVGLGDRRKFDAEMMKTVGAIGMREALRLGVDSYAHASDLKDGGVDSPTGLVATNVLKGAIDAYRTQVYLKSKQMSNFKPIKKITLLAGQPFYQITGDALKKAID; encoded by the coding sequence ATGAAAACAATCACAAACTACCGTGCGACAGTTCTAAAAAAAACAAGGTTATACCTATACGGCGTAGTTATGACATTGGGCTTATCCACCGCTCCATTTATATTGCCGGCACAAACTAAGGCACCTTTACCGGCGGTGGGTACGCAAGCCATCCTTGGGAATATTGACGGCATTAATATCGAAGTAGCCGTACAGAGCCCATCAGCAGAGAACACACCATTACAAATAGCCTGTGTTTTTGAATATAACGACAATGATATTTTTGCCCCACCGGCGTTGCCACAAGAAGCAAACGGCATGGTTCACCTGGATAAAGGCTTAAATGGAATAATAACAGGGTTAAGAAAAAGTGGCAAATTCACTGGCCAGGCTTTTGAAACCTTACTCATAGACGTGCCTAACGGGACCATTGCACCGCAAAAACTTTTGCTGGTAGGACTTGGCGACAGGCGGAAATTTGATGCTGAAATGATGAAAACCGTGGGTGCCATAGGGATGCGCGAGGCTCTGCGCTTAGGTGTGGATAGCTATGCCCACGCCAGTGATCTGAAAGATGGAGGCGTTGATTCGCCAACCGGATTGGTTGCGACAAATGTACTTAAAGGGGCTATAGATGCCTATCGTACCCAGGTATATCTTAAAAGCAAGCAGATGTCGAATTTTAAGCCCATCAAAAAAATAACCTTATTGGCAGGCCAGCCCTTTTACCAAATTACCGGGGATGCATTGAAAAAAGCAATCGACTAA